A section of the Paenibacillus yonginensis genome encodes:
- a CDS encoding pyrimidine-nucleoside phosphorylase: MRMVDLIEKKRDGGELLTEEINYIIQGYTRGEIPDYQVSALAMAIFFQDMNERERADLTMAMVHSGDVIDLSAIEGVKVDKHSTGGVGDTTTLVLAPLVAALDIPVAKMSGRGLGHTGGTIDKLESIPGFHTEITTDEFADLVNRFKIAVVGQTGNLTPADKKLYALRDVTATVNSIPLIASSIMSKKIAAGSDAIVLDVKTGSGAFMKTAEDAAELAQAMVRIGNNVGRKTMAVISDMSQPLGRAIGNALEVQEAIDALKGQGPEDLEELCLALGRQMVYLAGKAASLEEAEEKLREAIRSGAALEKFKQFIANQGGDPSVVDDPEKLPKAAYKIEVPAQEDGVVAEIIADGIGTAAMWLGAGRATKESEIDLAVGLMLNKKIGDAVKAGESLVTIHANTEDVEAVKAKIYECIRVADHAEAPVLVHGIVTE; the protein is encoded by the coding sequence ATGAGAATGGTAGATTTGATCGAAAAGAAACGCGACGGCGGCGAGCTGCTGACCGAAGAAATTAATTATATTATTCAAGGTTATACCCGCGGGGAGATTCCGGATTATCAGGTCAGCGCTTTGGCGATGGCGATCTTTTTCCAGGATATGAACGAACGCGAACGCGCCGATTTGACGATGGCCATGGTGCATTCCGGCGATGTGATCGACCTGTCCGCCATCGAAGGCGTGAAGGTGGACAAACATTCCACGGGCGGTGTAGGCGATACGACAACTTTGGTGTTGGCTCCGCTTGTGGCAGCTCTGGATATCCCGGTGGCGAAAATGTCCGGCCGGGGTCTGGGCCATACCGGAGGAACGATCGACAAGTTGGAATCCATTCCGGGTTTCCATACAGAGATTACGACGGATGAATTCGCCGATCTTGTCAACCGGTTCAAAATTGCCGTCGTCGGCCAAACCGGCAACTTGACCCCGGCAGACAAGAAGCTGTACGCGCTGCGGGACGTCACTGCAACCGTTAACTCCATTCCGCTGATCGCAAGTTCTATTATGAGCAAAAAGATTGCCGCAGGCTCCGATGCCATCGTGCTGGACGTCAAAACCGGCTCCGGCGCTTTCATGAAAACGGCGGAGGATGCCGCTGAGCTGGCGCAGGCCATGGTGCGGATCGGCAACAATGTCGGCCGCAAGACGATGGCGGTGATCTCCGACATGAGCCAGCCGCTTGGCCGGGCAATCGGCAATGCGCTTGAAGTGCAGGAGGCGATCGACGCCTTGAAAGGGCAAGGTCCCGAGGATCTCGAGGAGCTGTGCCTGGCTTTGGGGCGCCAAATGGTTTATTTGGCGGGCAAAGCCGCTTCGCTGGAGGAAGCGGAGGAGAAGCTGCGCGAAGCTATCCGCAGCGGTGCCGCGCTGGAGAAGTTCAAGCAGTTTATCGCCAACCAGGGCGGAGATCCTTCCGTTGTCGACGATCCGGAGAAGCTGCCGAAGGCCGCTTACAAAATCGAAGTGCCGGCCCAGGAAGACGGCGTTGTAGCTGAGATTATCGCCGACGGGATAGGCACAGCCGCCATGTGGCTGGGCGCGGGCCGCGCGACGAAGGAATCGGAAATCGACCTGGCTGTAGGCCTCATGCTGAACAAGAAGATCGGGGATGCGGTTAAAGCCGGCGAATCGCTGGTTACGATCCACGCGAACACGGAAGATGTAGAGGCGGTTAAAGCCAAAATTTACGAATGCATCCGCGTGGCAGATCATGCCGAAGCGCCGGTGCTGGTGCATGGCATCGTAACGGAGTAA